The Montipora foliosa isolate CH-2021 chromosome 1, ASM3666993v2, whole genome shotgun sequence genome has a window encoding:
- the LOC137967867 gene encoding uncharacterized protein yields the protein MSLVMILSSLNVSSILVCGCEKLAQKEYKRRHDNVAKKVDWDFCKKNGLEHTEKWYEHIPEGVVENEEVKVLWDINVQCIIVINKKERKGIIIDIAVPADVRVGEKEREKVEKYQDLKKEIGRLWKLKMVEVVPVVIGALGSVTKGFDRWIEKLGIPFNVGVIQKTALLGIARILRKVMEM from the exons ATGTCTCTCGTTATGATTCTCAGCAGTTTGAACGTTTCAAGCATATTAG TATGTGGATGTGAGAAATTGGCTCAGAAAGAATATAAGAGACGACACGACAATGTAGCAAAGAAAGTCGATTGGgatttttgtaagaagaatGGGTTGGAGCATACGGAAAAGTGGTATGAGCATATCCCAGAAGGTGTagtagaaaatgaagaagtcaaagttttgtgggatatcaatgttcagtgtataattgtaattaacaagaaagagcgaaaggggataatcatcgatattgctgtaccagctgatgtaagagtaggggaaaaagaaagggaaaaggtCGAAAAATACCAGGACTTGAAGAAAGAAATCGGAAGAttgtggaaactcaaaatggtagaagtcgtacctgtagtgataggagcccttggaagtgtcaccaaaggatttgataggtggattgaaaaactagggataccattcaatgttggagtaattCAAAAAACTGCTTTGTTGGGAATTGCAAGGATTTTGAGGAAAGTGAtggaaatgtga
- the LOC137967877 gene encoding uncharacterized protein, translating into MEAKEPILLPKDHHLTFLEIQRCHKKVHHCGVKSTLAELRTKFWVPKGRQVVKKILSQCVTCKKWEGTAFTQPATASLPEFRVNLAPPFSRVGVDFAGPMYVKGRGKQLKKVYVCLFSCCVTRALHLDLVEDLSTPIFLRCLRKFTARRGTPALIVSDNAKTFKGAEKEIRSLSRHPEVRAELDNKGIEWRFNIARAPWWGGFFERMVKSVKQCLKKVIGNARLSFDEMLTILVEVEGTLNSRPLTYDDDNPSKEVLTPSHLIHGRRIHSLPEVLELEEEFGENTATYTRRHKYLTKKLQHFWKRWQREYLTALRESHENKTAGKGKIA; encoded by the coding sequence ATGGAAGCAAAGGAGCCGATATTGTTACCCAAAGACCACCATCTGACGTTCCTAGAAATTCAAAGGTGTCACAAGAAGGTGCATCACTGTGGAGTGAAGAGTACTCTTGCAGAACTGCGCACCAAATTCTGGGTCCCCAAGGGGAGACAAGTTGTGAAGAAGATATTGTCCCAGTGTGTGACATGCAAGAAGTGGGAGGGTACTGCATTTACCCAACCAGCCACTGCGAGTTTACCAGAATTTAGGGTCAATCTGGCTCCACCCTTCTCAAGGGTTGGAGTAGATTTTGCTGGGCCAATGTATGTCAAAGGACGAGGTAAGCAGTTAAAGAAAGTTTATGTTTGCCTATTCTCATGCTGTGTTACTCGGGCACTGCACTTAGACTTGGTGGAAGATCTCTCAACTCCTATATTCCTGAGGTGTCTGAGGAAGTTCACTGCTCGAAGAGGAACTCCTGCCTTAATTGTGTCGGATAATGCTAAAACTTTCAAAGGAGCAGAGAAAGAGATACGCTCACTTTCCCGACATCCCGAAGTGAGAGCAGAGCTAGACAACAAGGGTATTGAGTGGCGTTTTAACATAGCGAGGGCCCCATGGTGGGGAGGATTCTTTGAGAGGATGGTGAAAAGTGTTAAACAGTGCTTGAAAAAGGTCATTGGAAATGCAAGGCTTTCCTTTGACGAGATGTTAACAATTCTTGTGGAGGTTGAAGGTACCCTTAATTCAAGGCCCCTGACTTATGACGATGACAACCCATCAAAGGAGGTTCTTACCCCATCCCATTTGATTCATGGAAGAAGAATCCATTCATTGCCAGAAGTACTAGAGCTAGAAGAAGAGTTTGGAGAAAACACCGCAACATACACCAGGAGGCACAAATACCTGACTAAGAAGCTGCAACATTTTTGGAAGAGGTGGCAACGGGAATATTTAACTGCCTTACGGGAGAGTCATGAAAACAAAACTGCTGGGAAAGGAAAGATTGCCTAA